The Parambassis ranga chromosome 14, fParRan2.1, whole genome shotgun sequence genome includes a window with the following:
- the LOC114446434 gene encoding odorant receptor 131-2-like produces the protein MSDTSGSQTNITDRQQVQLLERVTGSVLTTLPCCVFLFIDVTMLFTLRSKPVFCETSRYVLLYNLLFADTVQMALGHLLYLVAAFRLFLTYPVCGFLILLACFTTTIAPLTLLVMSLERYVAVCYPLRHTTIITIRNTGVAIVVIWAFSSLNILTRVLLLLEFPFKDLESLQMKEFCSGVYVLLGPRSKDYDRAFICVLFVSAGVAISFSYFGVIIAARSASTDKASARKARNTLLLHLVQLCLILSSTMFDPLFMALSGILTRLVFVRLYTVLYVCISLFPRCLCSLIYGIRDQTIRPVLMHHLCCGFLKPAVSNSK, from the coding sequence ATGTCAGACACATCTGGATCTCAGACTAACATCACGGACAGACAACAGGTCCAGTTACTGGAGAGAGTGACTGGATCTGTTTTGACAACGCTGCCGTGCTGTGTGTTCCTCTTCATTGATGTGACCATGTTGTTCACACTGAGGAGTAAGCCAGTGTTTTGTGAGACCTCTCGTTATGTTCTCTTGTATAACCTTCTGTTTGCAGACACTGTTCAGATGGCTCTCGGTCATTTATTGTACTTGGTTGCTGCCTTTAGATTATTTCTGACGTATCCTGTCTGTGGTTTCCTTATTTTGCTCGCTTGTTTCACCACTACAATCGCTCCTCTCACACTGTTGGTGATGTCTTTGGAGAgatatgtagctgtgtgttacccactgagacacactaccatcatcaccatcaggaaCACAGGTGTGGCCATCGTTGTAATCTGGGCCTTCAGTTCTCTAAATATTCTTACtcgtgtcctgctgctgttagaaTTTCCTTTTAAAGACCTTGAGAGTCTGCAGATGAAGGAATTCTGCTCTGGTGTATACGTACTTCTTGGACCTCGGTCTAAAGATTATGACAGAGCCTTCATTTGTGTCCTGTTTGTATCAGCTGGTGTTGCAATTTCTTTTTCCTACTTTGGTGTAATCATTGCAGCCAGGTCGGCCTCCACAGACAAAGCTTCTGCCAGAAAAGCTCgtaacactctgctgctgcatctggtgcagctctgcctcattCTGTCTTCAACCATGTTCGACCCACTGTTCATGGCGCTTTCAGGAATTTTAACAAGGTTAGTGTTTGTGCGCCTTTATAcagttttgtatgtatgtatttccCTGTTTCCCAGATGTCTGTGCTCTCTGATCTATGGCATCAGAGATCAGACCATCAGACCTGTTCTCATGCACCATCTCTGCTGTGGATTCCTTAAACCAGCGGTGTCAAACTCAAAATGA